The Sciurus carolinensis chromosome 5, mSciCar1.2, whole genome shotgun sequence genome segment TTTTGTAACTGTATAATGTGATCATTTACACTTACATGAAGTCAAAACTCAACCCCTAAGCTCAAGGAAGGAGCATTTATAGCGCATCAGCCATGGAGAGGGTGCTCCCAGCAGATGGGTTTTTGGTAACAACTGCAGCTCATTTACAGTTGGTGGATATATTTTGTGGTAAGAAAGGGCCCAGGAAAGGTCAGCATGGGCTGCAGGACCACTGGGACAAGCCCTTGCTGATGGGGTCCAGCTGTGGCCAGGAGCCCTGGGCGTGGACTGTTCCTTGTGAGCTGTGAAAGAGCTGTCAGGCCCTTCCAAGTTGTACCCTCTGAGAGCCGGCCCTCTGCGCTGGGGTGAAGCGCTTGGAGGCCATCCCAGGGTCGCTCGGCATGGAGATTTATGAGCTGTCCTTCTGCGGACAGAATTATTTCAGATTTCTCTTTGCAGTCCTAGCTTGAATGAAATAGTGCTTTCTGCCCATGAAAACCCTATTAAAATTGGTAGCCAAGGGCCACAGGGCAGAAATTGCAAACCGGATTTCAAGCGAGGCGAATTTGGTAGGTTTAGCGTTTTGgctaaaagactttaaaataaacatttcaaaatactcGCGCTGGGAGGCAGAGCCAGCTTGGTCTGAAAACAGGACCCCTGCTGGAGTGACAGGGCCAGCCCACCACCCCAGCTGCAAAAAGAGTAACCTCGCAGGATGCTGGGtccggtgggggtgggggtgggcacgCGGCTTAGTCACCTTGGGGGAACGCCCCAAACCAACCTCATCCACCTGAGCCAACGTGACCTTGTCCTGCCGGAGGTGTGGGGCGCCGGGTTTCGCCCGCGGGGATCCGTACCTGCTGAGCACGGCGCTCCGTCCAGTCCGGCTCCACTGAGGCCTCTGCTGcggctccttccttcctgccagCCACCCGAGGGTGCGCGGCCGAGTGCCCGCCCGTTCTTGCTGTCTCCACGTTCCCGCGAGCTGCCGCCGCCGGGCGCTCTCGCGCGCCGCCGTGCCCGCCTGTGCCAGGCCCCGAGCCTCGCGGGGAGGACCGACAGTCCGCGGCCCGCAGGTCCTTGCTGCCCGCCCGCTGGCGCCGCGCTCGGTACGGAAGAAACACGCGGTGCAGCCTCAGGAGCCGCGGCTCCAACCCGGACgtgttaaataatttattgattatACAAAGTGATCGCCCGAACCCCGCGCCCACGCCAATGGACGCCGCCGGGCCCCGCACGCCGAGTCGGAGCCGGGCCGCTTTAtaacttattctgtaaaaatatatatacaagcTGCGGCGCGGGCGGCGGGCGTTTGGGGCGCCGGGCGCCCTGCTCCTTGGTCCTTCGGCCCGGCCGCGTCCTCACAAGGCGTCCCCCGCGCCGCCGCACGGGCTGACCAGCGCCAAGTTCGAGGGTTTGTGCTTCTTGAGCAGCCGCGTGATCTTCTCATCGTCGGAGTTGGGGTCCAGGGGCCGGTTGTACTCGTCGTCGTCCTCCGCGTCCGAGCCGCCCACCTTCAGCTTCTCGGCGTCTGAGTCCTGCTTCTTCTTGGCCGACGCCATCTCTGCCGCGTGCCGCTTGCGCCACTTGGTCCTGCGGTTCTGAAACCACACCTGCGGGCGGGAGGGGACCGTCAGGGGAACCTCCGAAGTTCCGAGTCTTTGCCGCTGGCCCCCGGCGGCCCCGGCCCGACCCCGCTGTCCGCCCGCGGCCAGCACCGCGCACCGGTGCAGCGGCGCCTCCTGGGTTGGCCGAGGACGGGCAGCCGCTCGCCAGCCCTTCGCAGGACGCGGGTGCCCAGGCCTGCCTCCGCGTAGCAGGGCCCCGGGGAGGCCACCGGGGCCTGCCGCGCTCACCTTCACCTGGCTCTCGGTCATGCCCAGGGAGTAGGCGAGCCGCGCGCGCTCTGGGCCCGCCAGGTACTTAGTCTGCTCGAAGGTCTTCTCCAGCGCGAAGATCTGCTGGCCGGAGAAGGTCGGCCTCGAGTGCTTCTTCTTGCCGTCCTTGTCCAGCACCCCGCCGGCCTGGGCTGCGAAGGAGGGCGGGTGAGAGCGGCCCGCGCGCCCAGCCCGCCCGGCGCTGAACCCTGCGCGGGCCACTTACCCGAGCCGGCCAGGCGCGGGTCCCTCCAGGGCGAGCCCTGCACCACGCCAGGCCAGAAAATGGGCGGGCGCCCAG includes the following:
- the Nkx6-2 gene encoding homeobox protein Nkx-6.2, which gives rise to MDANRPGAFVLSSAPLAALHNMAEMKTSLFPYALQGPAGFKAPALGGLGTQLPLGTPHGISDILGRPVGAAGGGLLGGLPRLNGLASSAGVYFGPAAAVARGYPKPLAELPGRPPIFWPGVVQGSPWRDPRLAGSAQAGGVLDKDGKKKHSRPTFSGQQIFALEKTFEQTKYLAGPERARLAYSLGMTESQVKVWFQNRRTKWRKRHAAEMASAKKKQDSDAEKLKVGGSDAEDDDEYNRPLDPNSDDEKITRLLKKHKPSNLALVSPCGGAGDAL